The sequence GATGAAACTGGAACTACCGGAGAACAAATTTCTAAAAGTATAGAAGATGTAACAGAATCAATTGCGGATCAAGCATCAAATATTCAATATATTATCAGTATTTTGGAGGACTTTGGCAGTAAATTTGATAAGATGCTTGAAGAAACCGGTATCGTTTTGGATAGCAACAGCAAAATGAAAGAAATTACCGATATGGAATATGTTACTCTTCAAAATTTGGTAAAAACAGTAGAGGATACGAAAAAATCCTTTAGTTCGACGGTGGAAGAAGTAAAGTCTTTAAATAACTATGTTTTTGAAATAAACAAAATAACCGAGGTTATAAACAGCATAGCAGGACAGACCAATTTACTTGCACTGAATGCTTCAATTGAATCGGCAAGAGCCGGGGAGGCGGGCAAGGGGTTTGCTGTTGTGGCGGACGAGATAAAGAAACTTGCCGCTCAGGTAATGGGTTATTCAAACAATATTAATCAGCTTATTAATAATGTTACCAAAAATACAGAAAAAGTGTTTAATAACATACAGGTTATTTCCGATAAACTGGATGCTCAGGTGCAAACAATCAAGTATACTGTCAAATCCTATGATAATATACGTGCTGAAGCAGACAATGTCATTACTCAGATTGAAAGTGTAAACAAGTCGGTGAATAGTTTATCTCAGGAGAAGAATACTATAATAGAAAGGATTGGAAACATTTCCGATACATTCAACCAGGTTGTGGCTTCAGCAGAAGAGATAACTGCATCCGTTCAAACGGAGGCAGAAAATGTGCGGCAGCTTTCCGTAATGGCTCAGGAGCTTAACAACCTTGCAAGCAGACTAAATCAGGATGTAGGAGTATTTAGGGTTGAAAAATAGAAAATTTTTTATAATCTATATATTTTGCAATATTCAAAATTAATGTAAAATGTTTATTGCAAAATATTATAGAAGGGTGATGGTGCGGTGAACAGTTTTTTGGAGCTTGCCACAAAAAGAAGAAGTATCAGAAAATTTCAGGATAAAGATGTGCCTGATGAGGACGTTAAATATTTCATAGATGCTGCCGTAAGGGCGCCTAGCGGTTGTAACAGCCAATGTTGGAAGTTTGTGGCTATAAAAAACAAGGAGATTATAAGAAAAATTGAAAATGCGGTAATTGAGGAACTTGAAAAGATTTTAGAGGTTAAAAAAAGCGAATTGTCTGAAGATTACTTAAATTCAAAAAGAAAAGCGGTAAGCTTTTTCGCGAAAGCTCCTTTGGTAATAGCGGTGTTTATGACAAAAGCTGAATTTTATGACAAAACTATGGTACTTGCATTAAAAGAGCAAGGGCTGGATGACGAAGATATTATGGAACTTTTTGCAAACTATGATTTGCTGTCCATTGGCGCGGCAGTGGAGAATCTGCTGCTTGCAGTGCAGGAAAAGGGATATGGCGCCTGTT comes from Acetivibrio thermocellus ATCC 27405 and encodes:
- a CDS encoding methyl-accepting chemotaxis protein yields the protein MFNSLTKKMLGTVILISAICTVSFSVTIFYVLEGAVTRQMESDGRALVTSIKRQIVSNNITDTNEIREIFKELKEQSKGNIIYMSITDDKQNILVSSDDERVSGNLENDASTSGAQSVDGMSSATEFKGDKNKIDAITSATVGLISETGEGEKVYNVSIPFSSELIKSGSLNVGISLERMYDEIRSTLINTILISVLIGLIAVAIGFVIARTIINPIKNVILKLDDFSKGDFTVEFYSRANDETKKLTDALNTSISILKETIKTVKESVSLLNKFSEELASTSDETGTTGEQISKSIEDVTESIADQASNIQYIISILEDFGSKFDKMLEETGIVLDSNSKMKEITDMEYVTLQNLVKTVEDTKKSFSSTVEEVKSLNNYVFEINKITEVINSIAGQTNLLALNASIESARAGEAGKGFAVVADEIKKLAAQVMGYSNNINQLINNVTKNTEKVFNNIQVISDKLDAQVQTIKYTVKSYDNIRAEADNVITQIESVNKSVNSLSQEKNTIIERIGNISDTFNQVVASAEEITASVQTEAENVRQLSVMAQELNNLASRLNQDVGVFRVEK
- a CDS encoding nitroreductase family protein — protein: MNSFLELATKRRSIRKFQDKDVPDEDVKYFIDAAVRAPSGCNSQCWKFVAIKNKEIIRKIENAVIEELEKILEVKKSELSEDYLNSKRKAVSFFAKAPLVIAVFMTKAEFYDKTMVLALKEQGLDDEDIMELFANYDLLSIGAAVENLLLAVQEKGYGACWMNEPAIAAERIKEILEMDEDDRFISLIPVGVPAYTPRDKRMKELSEVFKMI